The Streptococcus pluranimalium genome contains a region encoding:
- a CDS encoding DUF956 family protein, which produces MAQSLNKEVLLQTTGVSYLGMGGKVGKFLIGDVSLEYYSDRNVEDYIQIPWKSIKQIGANVSGKKVSRHFEVFTDSGKFLFSSKDSGKILKIAREKVGNENVVKLPTLLQIIGQKLKGR; this is translated from the coding sequence ATGGCACAATCCTTAAATAAAGAAGTGTTACTACAAACGACAGGTGTATCCTACCTCGGTATGGGAGGAAAGGTTGGGAAATTTTTGATTGGCGATGTTTCTTTGGAATACTATAGCGATCGTAATGTTGAAGACTATATTCAAATTCCTTGGAAAAGTATCAAACAAATCGGAGCTAATGTCAGTGGAAAAAAAGTTAGTCGCCATTTTGAAGTGTTTACAGATTCTGGAAAATTTCTATTTTCATCAAAAGATTCTGGAAAAATTCTAAAAATCGCTAGAGAAAAAGTCGGCAATGAGAATGTCGTTAAGCTCCCAACCTTGCTGCAAATTATCGGTCAAAAATTAAAAGGTCGTTAA
- a CDS encoding Cof-type HAD-IIB family hydrolase, with the protein MTTKIIAIDLDGTLLHSDNTISDYTVNTIKKVREQGHHVVIATGRPYRMAVEHYKRLELDTPMITFNGSLTHLPGKKWEYEQSVTLDKTYLFDILKFSDFFEMDFIASEYRKNFYVTLDYPERITPALFGVDRITERMRLEPTKITRNPNALLMQSRAADKISLANRMREHFKNEIEIDSWGGPLNILEVSPKGINKAFALSYLLTIYHKTPDDLIAFGDEHNDTEMLHLAKSGYAMKNASQVLLPFADEKLNYTNEEDGVARQLEKLFL; encoded by the coding sequence ATGACTACAAAAATAATTGCTATAGATTTAGATGGAACCTTACTTCATAGTGACAATACCATCTCAGATTATACTGTCAATACGATAAAAAAAGTCCGTGAGCAAGGGCATCACGTTGTTATTGCTACAGGAAGACCTTACCGCATGGCTGTTGAGCACTATAAACGCCTAGAACTTGATACGCCAATGATTACCTTTAATGGTTCTTTGACACACTTACCCGGTAAAAAATGGGAATACGAGCAGTCGGTAACATTAGATAAAACTTATCTTTTCGATATTCTTAAGTTCAGTGACTTTTTTGAAATGGATTTTATTGCCAGTGAATATCGCAAAAATTTCTATGTTACCTTAGATTATCCCGAACGCATAACACCTGCCTTGTTTGGTGTTGACAGAATTACCGAAAGAATGCGTTTGGAACCAACTAAAATCACACGAAATCCCAATGCACTACTCATGCAATCTCGTGCTGCTGATAAAATAAGCCTTGCTAACAGGATGAGGGAACACTTTAAAAACGAAATCGAAATTGATTCTTGGGGTGGCCCCTTAAATATCCTTGAAGTATCACCTAAAGGTATTAATAAGGCTTTTGCCCTATCGTATCTGTTAACGATATATCATAAAACCCCCGATGACTTAATTGCTTTTGGAGACGAACATAATGATACTGAGATGCTCCATTTGGCTAAATCAGGTTATGCTATGAAAAATGCTAGTCAGGTTCTCCTGCCATTTGCCGACGAAAAACTCAACTATACTAATGAAGAAGACGGAGTTGCTAGACAACTAGAAAAACTTTTTCTGTAA
- a CDS encoding PTS system mannose/fructose/sorbose family transporter subunit IID has product MTETQIKLSKSDRQKVWFRSQFLQGSWNYERMQNLGWAYSLVPAIKKLYTTKEDRAAALERHMEFFNTHPYVAAPILGVTLALEEEKANGTDIDDTAIQGVKIGMMGPLAGIGDPVFWFTVRPILGALGASLAQAGNIMGPIIFFVAWNAIRMSFLWYTQEFGYKSGKEITKDMSGGILQDITKGASILGMFILAVLVQRWVSINFTVDLPATKLAEGAYIEFPKGMVSGPQLQGILGDALSGLSLTAEKANTLQAQLDSLIPGLMGLILTFICMWLLKKKVSPITMIVGLFVLGVLARLAGIM; this is encoded by the coding sequence ATGACTGAAACTCAAATCAAATTATCAAAATCAGATCGCCAAAAAGTATGGTTCCGTTCACAATTCCTTCAAGGATCTTGGAACTACGAGCGTATGCAAAACCTAGGTTGGGCTTACTCACTCGTTCCGGCAATCAAAAAACTATATACTACTAAAGAAGACCGTGCTGCTGCTCTTGAACGCCACATGGAATTCTTCAATACTCACCCATATGTAGCTGCTCCGATTCTTGGTGTAACACTTGCTCTTGAAGAAGAGAAAGCAAATGGTACTGATATCGATGACACAGCTATCCAAGGTGTTAAAATCGGTATGATGGGACCTCTTGCTGGTATCGGTGACCCAGTCTTCTGGTTTACAGTACGTCCTATCCTTGGTGCGCTCGGTGCTTCACTGGCACAAGCAGGAAACATCATGGGTCCAATCATCTTCTTCGTTGCATGGAATGCTATTCGTATGAGCTTCCTATGGTACACTCAAGAATTTGGTTACAAATCAGGTAAAGAAATCACAAAAGACATGTCTGGTGGTATCCTCCAAGATATCACTAAAGGAGCTTCAATCCTTGGTATGTTTATCCTTGCTGTCCTTGTACAACGCTGGGTTTCTATCAACTTTACAGTTGACCTACCTGCTACAAAATTAGCTGAAGGTGCCTATATTGAATTCCCTAAAGGAATGGTATCTGGACCTCAACTCCAAGGAATTCTTGGAGATGCTCTCAGTGGTTTAAGCTTAACAGCTGAGAAAGCAAACACACTACAAGCACAATTAGACTCATTGATTCCTGGTTTGATGGGACTTATCTTAACATTTATCTGTATGTGGTTACTTAAGAAAAAAGTTTCTCCAATTACAATGATTGTTGGTCTCTTCGTATTAGGTGTCCTTGCTCGTCTTGCAGGTATCATGTAA
- a CDS encoding PTS sugar transporter subunit IIB, whose product MGIGIIIASHGKFAEGIHQSGSMIFGDQEKVQVVTFMPSEGPDDLYAHFNNAIAQFDADDEILVLADLWSGSPFNQASRIMGENPDRKFAIITGLNLPMLIQAYTERMMDATAGVDQVAANIIKEAKDGIKALPEELNPLEEASPTEKVVTALQGAIPPGTVIGDGQLKINLARVDTRLLHGQVATNWTPASKANRIIVASDTVAKDELRKQLIKQAAPGGVKANVVPIDKLIEASKDPRFGNTHALILFETPQEALRAIEGGVPIKELNVGSMAHSTGKTMVNNVLSMDKDDVETFEKLRDLGVEFDVRKVPNDSRKNLFDLIKKANVQ is encoded by the coding sequence ATGGGTATCGGTATTATTATTGCCAGCCATGGTAAATTTGCTGAAGGCATTCATCAATCTGGTTCAATGATTTTTGGCGATCAAGAGAAAGTTCAAGTAGTGACTTTCATGCCAAGCGAAGGACCTGATGATTTATATGCACACTTCAACAATGCTATCGCTCAATTTGATGCTGATGATGAAATTCTTGTCCTTGCTGACTTATGGAGTGGATCTCCATTTAACCAAGCAAGTCGTATCATGGGTGAAAACCCAGATCGCAAGTTCGCCATCATCACTGGTCTTAATTTGCCAATGTTGATCCAAGCCTACACAGAACGCATGATGGATGCGACTGCAGGGGTTGATCAAGTTGCTGCAAATATTATCAAAGAAGCTAAAGACGGTATTAAAGCTCTTCCTGAAGAGCTCAATCCACTTGAGGAAGCTTCTCCAACTGAAAAAGTTGTTACTGCCCTTCAGGGAGCCATCCCTCCAGGAACTGTCATCGGTGACGGACAACTTAAAATTAATCTTGCGCGTGTGGATACTCGTCTTCTACACGGACAAGTTGCGACAAACTGGACACCTGCTTCTAAGGCCAACCGTATCATTGTTGCATCAGATACAGTTGCCAAGGACGAATTGCGCAAACAACTGATTAAACAAGCTGCACCAGGTGGTGTTAAAGCAAACGTTGTGCCAATTGATAAACTTATCGAAGCTTCTAAAGATCCACGCTTTGGTAACACACACGCACTTATTCTTTTTGAAACACCTCAAGAAGCTTTACGTGCTATTGAAGGTGGCGTGCCAATCAAGGAACTCAATGTCGGTTCTATGGCACACTCTACTGGTAAAACAATGGTTAATAACGTTTTGTCTATGGATAAAGATGACGTTGAAACATTTGAAAAACTACGTGACTTGGGCGTTGAATTTGACGTTCGTAAAGTACCAAACGATTCACGTAAAAACCTCTTTGACTTGATCAAGAAGGCAAATGTTCAATAA
- a CDS encoding PTS mannose/fructose/sorbose transporter subunit IIC yields the protein MSDISIISAILVVVVAFFAGLEGILDQFQFHQPLVACTLIGLVTGNLTAGIALGGTLQMLALGWANIGAAVAPDAALASVAAAIIMVKGGDFTPKGITFAYSTAIPLAVAGLFLTMIVRTISVGLVHAADKAASEGNISALERTHFIALLLQGLRIAVPAALLLAVPASSVRGVLELMPEWLSGGMQVGGAMVVAVGYAMVINMMATREVWPFFALGFAFAAISNLTLIAMGVIGVAIAFIYLNLSKQGGSGNGGGSSSMDPIGDILEDY from the coding sequence ATGTCAGATATTTCTATTATTTCTGCTATTTTGGTCGTTGTTGTAGCCTTCTTTGCAGGTCTTGAAGGTATCCTCGACCAATTCCAATTCCACCAACCACTTGTCGCATGTACCTTGATTGGTCTTGTTACAGGAAACTTGACAGCTGGTATTGCCCTTGGTGGTACCCTTCAAATGCTCGCTCTTGGTTGGGCTAATATCGGGGCCGCTGTTGCCCCAGATGCTGCGCTTGCATCTGTAGCAGCTGCTATTATTATGGTTAAAGGTGGCGACTTCACTCCAAAAGGAATCACTTTTGCCTATTCTACTGCTATCCCTCTTGCCGTTGCTGGACTTTTCCTTACGATGATTGTTCGGACCATCTCAGTTGGTTTGGTTCATGCTGCTGATAAAGCTGCTTCTGAGGGAAATATCTCTGCTCTTGAACGTACTCACTTTATCGCACTTCTTCTTCAAGGTCTCCGAATTGCGGTTCCTGCTGCACTCTTGCTTGCTGTTCCTGCATCATCTGTTCGTGGCGTCTTGGAATTAATGCCTGAATGGCTAAGTGGTGGTATGCAAGTTGGTGGTGCTATGGTTGTTGCCGTTGGTTACGCTATGGTTATCAACATGATGGCAACTCGTGAAGTATGGCCATTCTTTGCCCTTGGTTTTGCTTTTGCTGCTATCTCTAACCTTACACTTATTGCCATGGGTGTTATCGGTGTAGCTATTGCCTTCATCTATCTTAACCTCTCAAAACAAGGTGGTTCAGGTAACGGTGGCGGGTCAAGTTCAATGGACCCAATCGGCGATATCCTAGAAGATTACTAA
- a CDS encoding DUF1361 domain-containing protein, which translates to MKRQFIVIHAFFAIISLAFWYYNPTGPGLIWNIFLATLAFDFSYLACSIKNRWLKPFFMLGWFIFYPNTFYMLTDLVHMSFVTDILNDRLSFMHYIIYMSSILLALILGVLSVRYTLLILRVRHWFWFYLYIIGLSFISSLAIHLGRFARLNSWDVFANPSLVYRELLEIFSYSEIHFILGFTFIQTMCLLLLAERTNDFFK; encoded by the coding sequence ATGAAACGCCAATTTATAGTAATACATGCCTTCTTTGCGATAATTTCCCTCGCTTTTTGGTATTACAACCCTACTGGACCTGGGCTGATTTGGAATATCTTTTTGGCTACACTAGCCTTTGATTTTAGTTACCTGGCTTGCTCGATAAAGAATAGATGGTTAAAGCCTTTCTTCATGCTAGGATGGTTTATCTTCTACCCCAATACTTTCTATATGCTAACAGATCTCGTTCATATGTCTTTTGTAACGGACATTTTAAATGATCGTTTGAGCTTTATGCATTACATCATTTACATGTCTAGCATTTTATTAGCTTTAATTTTGGGGGTATTAAGTGTTCGCTACACACTCTTGATACTTAGGGTGAGGCACTGGTTTTGGTTTTATCTCTACATAATAGGTCTCTCATTTATATCTAGTCTAGCCATTCATCTTGGTCGCTTTGCACGATTAAATTCTTGGGATGTTTTCGCCAATCCGTCTCTTGTTTATAGGGAACTGTTAGAAATCTTTTCATATTCAGAAATCCATTTTATTTTAGGCTTTACATTTATACAAACCATGTGCCTATTGCTTTTGGCTGAAAGGACGAATGATTTTTTCAAATAA
- a CDS encoding acyltransferase, which yields MEKRIYNAGIDFLRIFAMFMIVVTHVLGKGGVRDSVAGTVDVHFLQTWIIQASVYVAVNCYALISGYVGFRSNFKYSKVVNLWLQVAFYSIGITLFFLILGKDIGSNDWLAAFFPVITGQYWYVTAYFGLMLTMPFFNIALPRMELSDLAKMIFTGFIVFSLLPVLLDTSVSEFSLSKGFSMTWLILLYIAGAFLARIDLKKYNKPFILIGIYVLSIAATLILKYTVSEKWYWYTSPTISLGALALFILFVNLKILPSGKLVSFIKFFAPATFGVYLVHLHPLVVKFAMRDFAENFVNQSPLVFPFAILGVSLLIFFGSILIEKVRIWLFKTLQVSQMTTKIDDWLIFKNKVKKI from the coding sequence ATGGAAAAAAGAATATATAATGCAGGAATTGATTTTTTAAGAATTTTTGCCATGTTTATGATTGTTGTCACCCATGTGTTAGGTAAAGGTGGAGTCCGTGATTCAGTTGCCGGCACAGTTGACGTTCACTTTTTACAGACTTGGATCATTCAAGCCAGTGTTTATGTTGCAGTTAACTGTTATGCTCTAATCAGTGGTTATGTTGGTTTTCGTTCCAACTTTAAATATTCTAAAGTAGTAAATTTATGGCTCCAAGTAGCCTTTTATTCGATTGGGATAACCTTATTTTTCTTGATTTTGGGTAAGGATATTGGTTCCAATGATTGGTTGGCTGCCTTTTTCCCAGTCATTACGGGTCAATATTGGTACGTGACCGCTTATTTTGGCTTGATGTTGACCATGCCCTTCTTCAATATTGCCCTACCGAGAATGGAGTTGTCTGATCTTGCCAAGATGATTTTTACAGGTTTTATCGTCTTCTCATTACTACCAGTATTACTGGATACCAGCGTTTCGGAGTTTTCATTATCCAAAGGCTTTAGCATGACTTGGTTAATTCTCTTGTATATTGCTGGTGCATTCTTGGCTCGTATCGATTTGAAAAAGTATAATAAGCCTTTCATTTTAATTGGTATTTATGTTTTATCCATTGCAGCAACCCTTATTTTGAAGTACACCGTCAGTGAGAAGTGGTATTGGTACACCTCACCAACCATAAGCTTAGGAGCTCTGGCTTTATTTATTTTATTCGTCAATCTGAAAATTTTACCATCTGGAAAATTAGTAAGCTTCATTAAGTTCTTTGCACCTGCCACTTTTGGTGTTTACCTTGTTCACTTACATCCTTTGGTGGTCAAATTCGCTATGCGAGACTTTGCGGAAAATTTTGTGAATCAATCCCCACTTGTTTTCCCGTTTGCTATTCTAGGTGTTAGTCTCTTAATTTTCTTTGGATCAATTTTAATTGAAAAAGTGAGAATCTGGCTCTTTAAGACACTTCAAGTTTCACAAATGACAACAAAAATTGATGATTGGTTGATCTTTAAAAATAAGGTCAAAAAAATATAA